DNA from Polaribacter sp. NJDZ03:
TTTCTAAAGACAAACGTTGTTTCTCTATAATTTGATTAGGATTTTTAAGTATAGAAATAATACATTCTTCTAATCCTTTCTCAATATCAACACTTAATTTCTTTAATTGCTCTTTATTATAATGAAATGATTCTCCAAATTCATTCGTTTTTACATTGATTAACCAACCTATATCTTCGTTGTTAATTTCTGTTAACGCTCTTAAACCCGTGCTAACTACAGCACAACCTGCAGCTTGAAATTCTAAAACACTATAGCCGTAAGTATCTGCTCGTGTAGGCAGCATACCTACATGAATTTTATCTCTTAGCAATTCTAATAAGTCTTTATTTTCTAAAAAAGGAAAATAAGTGACATCCTTTTTATTCTCTTCTATAAACCTTTTAAATTCAATTACATCATTTTTTGTAAAATCTTTTGCTGTAACTGAATTTAATTGAAAATCTCCAATTAAATATAAATGAAAGTTAGAATACTGATTAATTAATCTAGAAAACACTTTTATTACCTCACCACCACCTTTACCGAGCAAATCACGTCCAACAAACACAAAATTAACTTTTCCGTTAATAGATTCTTTTTCTGAAAAACTATTTAATAAAACCTTTTGTGGTGGATGAATCTGTTGTATTTTTTTTTCAATTACAAATTTATATTCAGGGAAATTACTTAATAAACTTTCTTGAATTTTATAATTACAATTTGAGAGTGCAATTATAAATTTACATTTATCGTCTGCTAAGGCTTTTAAATATTTTTTTATTTTTCTTAATGCTTTCTTATTACCTCCAGGAAAATCATCTTTATGGTAATCTGAAAAAGGTGGAAAATGAGGCAGTGTAGCTTCAAAAGTTACTCCCCATGGTTGTTTAGCTTTAAGGTTAATTGTATTAAAAAAATGAAAAAAATTAATCTCGTTATCTTTATTAGGTAAATAAAAAGAATACCTATCTAAATCCTTCTTTGCAATTAAACCACCTAAACTTCTTTTAAGCCTAGTATAGCTTCGTAATTTAATTTTAAGGTTTGCTAGTTTTCTATACCAATCTTCTACACTAACATAATTTACATTAGATATAATATTTACAATATTTCTTTTTTCTGGATAAGTATCTAAGTACTGAACACCAATAGTAACTTTTTTTATCATATTTAAACTTTTAACTAGCATAATCATTAACTATAATTAAATAGATTTTCTAGCTATTTAATTTTAATCTTTTCTGGCGTTAATATCGATGTTTTTATTGCAGATAAAATTTTTCTTAAATATTTAGCATTTAATTTTTGAGAATGTTTAAGATTCTTTATGGACTCGACAAACCCTTTCAAGTATTTTCTAGCTCTAATATATTCAAACTCATTTAAATCTACCCAAGAAGCATCCCAAAGGTGAACAGCATAACTATTTTCAGTTAAATAGTTGGTGAAATTATTTTTATTAGAAGACTCATTAGAAGGTAATGAGTAAAAATATTCTGTTGGATATACAATAAGATTTTCATTCTCTAACTTTGTTAAAAAAAGATCATTATAATTATATGCCTTTTTATATGTTTTAGTTATTATTATAGGAATTGCTATGGAAAATAAATTTACAAATCCTCCAATTTTTAAGTCTTTATAATTTTCTAGTATCTTATAAATAAAAGGATGTTTCTTAGTAGCTCCAAAAATTGCTGCATTAATTGTTTTTTCATCTTCACAACCAATAAACATTTTATCTTCTAAAAATGGATCTAAATTTTTTAAAAGTAACATATCTGTATCAAAATAAATACCTCCGTATTCATATACTTTTTTAAGCCTTATATAATCTGAAACAAACGCCCATTTTTTTAACTTATATGCTTTTTGAACAAATCTAGAATCTAATTTAGAATTGGTTTCATCCCATTCTTTTATTTCATAATCGGGCAAATGTATTTTCCAAGACTCAATACAATCTTTTACTAAACCTGGTTTTTCTTTATTTCCAAACCAACAGTAATGTATTATTTTAGGAATCATTTATTATATTTTATATTTATCTTAAAAAAAAAGTATTGAATCAGTGATTTATATAAAACTATAGATAATCGAAATCTATTTGTTTTAGAGAAAACACCTAACATCCTGTCAGTAAACTCCTTTTGTTTAACATTTACCTCTTTATTATTTCCTTTAAACAGTTTTTTTGCGTCTAAATATGTTTTACTTGTATGTAAAGTTAACATAGCCTGGTTAAACCTATGTAATTCTGATTTGTGAATAGGTTCTAGTTCTTCAAAATAAGAAAC
Protein-coding regions in this window:
- a CDS encoding glycosyltransferase → MIPKIIHYCWFGNKEKPGLVKDCIESWKIHLPDYEIKEWDETNSKLDSRFVQKAYKLKKWAFVSDYIRLKKVYEYGGIYFDTDMLLLKNLDPFLEDKMFIGCEDEKTINAAIFGATKKHPFIYKILENYKDLKIGGFVNLFSIAIPIIITKTYKKAYNYNDLFLTKLENENLIVYPTEYFYSLPSNESSNKNNFTNYLTENSYAVHLWDASWVDLNEFEYIRARKYLKGFVESIKNLKHSQKLNAKYLRKILSAIKTSILTPEKIKIK
- a CDS encoding glycosyltransferase family 4 protein; the encoded protein is MIKKVTIGVQYLDTYPEKRNIVNIISNVNYVSVEDWYRKLANLKIKLRSYTRLKRSLGGLIAKKDLDRYSFYLPNKDNEINFFHFFNTINLKAKQPWGVTFEATLPHFPPFSDYHKDDFPGGNKKALRKIKKYLKALADDKCKFIIALSNCNYKIQESLLSNFPEYKFVIEKKIQQIHPPQKVLLNSFSEKESINGKVNFVFVGRDLLGKGGGEVIKVFSRLINQYSNFHLYLIGDFQLNSVTAKDFTKNDVIEFKRFIEENKKDVTYFPFLENKDLLELLRDKIHVGMLPTRADTYGYSVLEFQAAGCAVVSTGLRALTEINNEDIGWLINVKTNEFGESFHYNKEQLKKLSVDIEKGLEECIISILKNPNQIIEKQRLSLERIKMMHNVDNYRDKLKDIYNDFIE